The following proteins are encoded in a genomic region of Flammeovirga pectinis:
- a CDS encoding HU family DNA-binding protein — MTKAEVITEILRKIEKRQEAQTSNAATMVEVDKEVVGQVLEDFFNVVKDKMAEGNNIYIRRFGSFVNKKRASKKGRDISRGEIIPIPEHFIPSFKPSKEFVEKIKGSDKVRLINEN, encoded by the coding sequence GTGACTAAAGCAGAAGTAATCACAGAAATTCTCAGAAAAATTGAGAAGCGTCAAGAAGCTCAGACTTCAAACGCAGCAACTATGGTTGAGGTAGATAAAGAAGTAGTCGGTCAAGTATTGGAAGACTTCTTTAACGTAGTGAAGGACAAGATGGCAGAAGGTAATAATATCTACATCCGTCGTTTTGGTAGCTTTGTTAATAAAAAGCGTGCAAGCAAAAAAGGAAGAGATATCTCTAGAGGAGAAATAATTCCTATTCCTGAGCACTTTATTCCAAGCTTCAAACCTTCTAAAGAGTTTGTTGAAAAAATTAAAGGTAGTGACAAAGTACGTTTGATTAACGAAAACTAG
- a CDS encoding tetratricopeptide repeat protein produces MGTKQYSLIGVGVVLIILLALLPKAVITDNTASTVEGNQTTTQTEQHSEDDGHDHGNNNVDMAAAHSDKLPADTQNILDSLQDQFGKTKGIDNKANVANKAYDLLIRMNKFDRAAEWKLALYGAANNTEDLRLAADAYYDAFTFAMSDEKSSKMATLARSNYDKYLKINPKDLNSKVKLGMTYVVSSSPMQGITLIREVLTEEPDHQLAIFNLGLLSMQSGQYEKAVGRFTQLKKLYPEDMEARFYLALSLKEVGKTNQAIEELEFINKNADSEDIRVTSAQYLSEWVN; encoded by the coding sequence ATGGGAACTAAACAATATAGCTTAATTGGAGTAGGAGTAGTTTTAATAATTCTATTAGCACTTTTACCTAAAGCAGTAATTACAGACAATACTGCGAGTACTGTTGAAGGAAATCAAACTACAACACAAACTGAACAACATAGTGAAGATGACGGGCATGATCATGGTAATAATAATGTAGATATGGCAGCAGCTCATTCTGATAAACTACCTGCAGATACTCAAAATATTTTAGATTCGCTTCAAGATCAGTTTGGAAAAACAAAAGGAATAGACAATAAAGCTAATGTTGCAAACAAAGCATATGATTTATTGATTCGTATGAATAAATTTGACAGAGCAGCAGAATGGAAATTAGCTTTATATGGAGCTGCAAATAATACTGAAGATCTTAGATTGGCAGCGGATGCCTATTATGATGCTTTTACTTTTGCAATGAGCGATGAGAAGTCAAGTAAGATGGCAACCTTAGCAAGATCTAATTATGATAAGTATTTAAAGATTAACCCAAAGGATTTAAATTCTAAAGTCAAGTTAGGTATGACCTATGTTGTGTCTTCATCTCCAATGCAAGGTATTACCTTAATAAGGGAAGTTCTTACTGAAGAGCCGGATCATCAATTAGCTATTTTTAATTTAGGCTTACTTTCAATGCAGTCAGGTCAATATGAAAAAGCTGTTGGGAGGTTTACTCAATTGAAAAAATTATACCCAGAAGATATGGAAGCTAGATTTTATTTAGCTTTATCTTTAAAGGAAGTAGGTAAGACAAATCAAGCAATTGAAGAGCTAGAATTTATTAATAAAAATGCTGATTCTGAGGATATTCGTGTAACATCTGCTCAATATCTCTCTGAATGGGTGAATTAA